ACCCCCAAGGATCTGCCAGCATGCTAAGTGTGCAATTAATGTTCTCAAGGAATGAGGAGTGAGTGCATCCTGACTGCCCTGAGGGGCTGTTCTGAAACGAGCCTCCTTATTAGTTTTTACATTTCCTTTCCCTGCCCAGCATCATCTCTGGCCTTTTGCCAAGTTGGTGGTGTTACTCAGTTAACCACTAGATGGCACAAAAGGAAAAGGCTTTAGGGATTAAAAGAAGGCAGGCCCCATTGGAGAGGCTGGccataatgtaaaaaaaaaaaaaaaaaaaaaaaagagcaggcatcCTGGTGTTAATTAGGTAAAACCAGTAGGCTTCATTTCACCTCAGACATTACAGGAAGTAGACCTACCAGAAAGGTTGGTCACAGaatgaagttttgtttgttttttggtttgtttggtgtggtgtggtgtggtgtgtctgtaaattttattttatgttcattggtgttttgcctgcatgtatgtctatgtgagggtttCAGAagtcctggaattggagttacaggcagttgtggatgctgggaattgaacctgggtcctctggaagaaaagccagtgttcttaaccactgagtcatctctccaggtccccacCCGACCCTGCCCACAGAATGAAGTTTAAGCAGAgacagaacaataagacaacaagaacagaaaaacataaaagtCTATTCTGGTAGTACTAAACACCTGAAGCCAGAAGCAATAATCTTAAAATATTATAGGACACCAAGTGAAAGGTGATGAATTGGGCTGATGAAAGAAGAGAAGCCATGCCAGATTTACAGTCATGATTAAGGGTTATCACCAAAGGACTCTAGAACTGGTGGGAAAACCCCACTCACAAGAGCAGAACAGTGGCATACACTTTAATTTAATATGGACCGCACTACATGGATTTCTCATGTCACAGTCAATTTTAACAAGTCTGTGCATCTGTTTAAAGGTGCCAAAGTGACCCTACATGTTGTTCCATGGAGACACCTGGGCCTTGGCTGTTCAAGTTCACTACAGAAGTTAAGAAGCCAGAGCTCAGGGTGGGCAAAAGAACGTGATGAACTGGTGCAAATCGCTGCCTTTTAAAGCTAAAGCCTGGCTTCAACCTAGGACTTTACAAGTGATCGACACGGGCAAGAGACAACCCCACTTCCTAGGGTCCTGTGCTCACCAAGAAACTTCCTGATTGCAAATGGATTTTTCTATAGATCTGCCTTCAGTAAGAAAGCAAACCATGGTCCTTCCAGAGGGAACCACAGGAGCTCAATATATTGGCGCTCTATTTTTAACATCTGTCTCCTACGAGCTGTGTAAACGGAAATTGTTGCCAGGAAAAGGACTTTCTCTTGACAAAAATTAATTCTCTGAATCTATTGAACAGCGTTGAATTGTATATTGAAAACATCCTGGAGTATCTCTTGGCAGATGTTCAAGGTCCATTTGACCATTTCCCTCACCTTCTGCTTTTATGTTCTCCCATTCAAGTACTAACCAGATCCAAGATTAGATGAAATTGGGCACAGTCAGAGATATGGTCACAGActttactttcatattttatgCTCAAGACTCCAAAATACTTGCATAGTAAAATATCCATGAAGACTTCTATTAATGCAGATTCTAAGACTCAAGTCCCAAAGATCCTCATTAAATCTACCTGGGTTAGATACAGGTATCTGTATTAATAAGAAGCCCAGTTGAGTCCAAGAAGGCTGACCCCAAAACTACAGCATATAAGAAGCATTCATCCTGAGTCCAGGACCACACAATCATAGACTATTTTACTTGGGAAAAGATCTCTAGAGGATTACAAGTGACCCTCTAAAGCGTTCCTGAATTCTCGGGTTCCTGTGGAAGATAGGTACAAATGGGTATGGCAGGAAGCTCGTTAGAGCTTAAtaatgctaaaacaaaacaaagaaacctacCAACCTCAACCTCTGGATGGATGCATCAGCCTTTAACTAGGAGTATCAGAAGACTGCCGTTATCATTAGAGAAATGGCGGTTGGTGTCCTGTACAAccaaaaatacacatacaaaaccaagaaaaagaaatgaactgtgGGAATGTCCGAAGTTAGGTTTTTATCATCATGACCAAATGCCTCATAGAAGCGGCTTAAGGGAGGATCCATTTTGGGTCATGGATTTGGAGGGGTTTAGTGCATCAAGGCCAAGAAGGTGTGGTAGAGCAGAGAAGTTCATATCATGGTCCAGAAAGCAGAGAACAGGAAAATGCTAGCATtgagctcctttctccttttcctctgtccCGACCACTAGCCTGTTGGGCGGTACTACCCATATTCAATGTAAGTCTCCGTTCTGGAAATGCTCTCAcaggcacccccacccccaccccccgagatGTACTTCGctcatctcctaggtgattctaaacccAGCCAAGCTATTAATGAAGATTTGCTGTTACAGATAGCCCCATCCAAAATTTCAACTTCTTAGTAATTTCAAGATGGCAGCAGCAGAGCACTGTGAGCAGAGAGTCTGGTGCTTCAGTGTAAATCGTATGAAAATGGAGATGGGTCTGTTGGCACTCTGGGACAGGGCTACAATTGGGATAGGAAAAATTTAGACCTAGAAGAATACCTTATTCTAATCCATATATGGCTTTCCCCTCACCTTGCAGGCCCTCTTGCAGCCAAATGTGGTCTCTTCAAAATGCAAACAGGATCTTGTTGCTCCCTGGTCAAAATTCCAATGGTACCTTTGCCCTGGGACCAAGGCTGCAGTCCTTAGCGCAGCCCGAAAGTCacgcgcgcccccccccccatgctcttCATTCTTCCTCAATGCTCGAGTTACactcctttgtttcctttcttctcatttcCCTGCCTTTTTTCTTCTCAGATCTTCCACATACTCTACTTCTGTGGCCACAAGACCCCCTTTCTGCCTGTCCTAGCTGGATAAATTTTACCCTTCAGGTCATGGGTTAAATATTGCTTCCTTATTGgcctttttaaaatgacattttaattagCCTGTTCGTTTCATAGATGGAGGATACATGCCACAACATGTTCTTGCTCCAGGTAGcctgaggacaacttttggaagctggttttctccctccaccatggaggtcctgggactcactctcaGGGCATCAGGTGCAGTGACAGACtcctttagctgctgagccacctggCTGACCCTGTGTATGGAATTGTTTTAACCCATCCTGGGACCTTCTCTTGTTATGTCCCTTATAAATGTATTCCTAcccttcactttttaaattttaagccttattttatttttaatcatgtgtatgtgtgtgtgtgtgtgtgtgtgtgtgtgtgtgtgtgcctgtgtgtatgtacacattaGTACAAGTGCCCTCTGAGCCAGAGACATTAGATTTTCCTAAgccagaattacaggcagttgtgagtcactcagtgtgggtgttgggaactgagttcaaattcctctgcaagagcagcaagtgctcttaactgctgagctatgcCTCCAGCCCATCCCAACATCCTTAAAGGTTGATTTATGCAACTAATTGTTTAACATCTGTCTCCCTTCAAGACCATCTTACCTTTACCACAGCCTCATTGATGTTTAAGGAAGATCATGAGACACAGGAGGTACTTGAAAGGATGGAtgagtgaaaagagaaaaataaaggatgGTGAATGTCTCAGTGACCAGTCTATTTCTGTGGCAaacaccaaggcaacttataacaTCCAGCATTTAACTGGGCTAACAGTTTCAGGAGTTAGAGTCTGGGATGGTCCTGCAGAGACTTGGCGGCAGGAAGAGCTGAAAGTTCACATCCTGACGCACAGGCAAGAGGCAGACAGAGGAGTCTTGAAGTCTTTTGAAACTTCCAAGCCCATTCCCAACGAtgtacctcttccaacaaggccacgcctcctaatccttcccaaatagctcTACCAGACCGAGACCCagtattcaaacacaggagcctatgGGAGCCTTTCTTACTCAACCCACCACAGTGAATATATCAGGTGCTGGTACATTCTTCCTGATTAAAAGATGCTGATCCAAACCCCAAAGGCCTGGCCCCCTAAAAACACCCCACACTTGGCTTTCGATTTCCATTAGGTGAAGGCTAACAACACTACACACTTCGTAGTCTTCCAGGGCAATCTGGGTTTGTGAGTGTTGTCTTGGTGTGGTATGCGTTCGTTAGCAGCACTTGTGTTCAGgcgcctctccctctccctctccctcttcctcccacacTCTTCTCTCCAGTGTTGGTGCCTGTGGTATTAACAGAAAGAGCTTAAGTTATTAAACTGAGCAGCTCTAATCCCCGAGGTTTCCTGGAGCAGTGGGGATTACTGTATTTTTATTCCAGAGTCAATGTAGCCTTTGTGTTTGCTCCCTGCAAAGCCCAAACTGACCCCGAATGCCTTTCCTTAGACACATtttcccgccgccgccgccgctgtcgGAGAGGTGATGGAGTTTTACCTGGAGATCGACCCTGTCACCTTGAACCTCATCATCCTAGTTGCAAGCTACGTCATCTTGCTTTTGGTGTTCCTCATCTCTTGCGTGCTGTATGACTGCCGGGGCAAGGATCCCAGCAAGGAGTACGCTCCGGAGACCGCACTGACCTCCCAGCCTTCCATCCGCGTGGTGGTGACGCAGCATAGCGCTCATGGATCCCACTGGGTAAGGGGACCCAGCCTTCATTTTAAGGATCCTGCTCCAATAGGGAAGAAAAGCACCGTGGTATGAGACTGGATAAGGGATGTTGGGGAGAGACCACCAAATGCAGCAGGAAACAACTGCCCCTGTTGTGGCTCCAGTTCTCTCCCCACATGCAGGTCCTGAttggaggaggaaactgaggctctgtcTTACTACCCACCCACTGCTCACTCCCTTCGTGCATGAAGCAACTGTTTAAGGTAAGATGCTCCGATGGTCTCCAGCTGTGTTCTCCAAGTGCGAGACCTCAGCAATATCATTTCACAGTGAGGCTGGTTACTCATGCCTCCATGCTAGGAGAGAGAGGTGATGCACAAGGTTTAAAAGATGTGTGGGGTGTCAGGGGACGGAATAAATAATGAAACTAAATCACATCTGTACTTTATAACTCCAATATTTCCCagtaatcacatttatttatacaCTCAGACTTTGGgatattatttttttgtataaCAGCTCATCACATTCCATTTCCCCTCGAATCACAAGCTGTGTGACCAAGCCTGGGTTGGGCTACCTCTTCATACCTCATGCCTAGGGACAGGGTCATTTGAAAATTTCAGTTTTCAATGAGTCTGTTCACTAAAACTACTTGAGACAATGCTTAACAATTAATCTAGTTGTGATGAATGTTGGCTTTTTATTCCTATGTGTACTTCTCATCAGAAAGGTTGATCTCTGGGGACTGGAAAGCTAGCTCATTCAGTAAAATGCTAATTACAGGAGccggaggacccaagttcatatCCCAAgcacagacataaaaaaaaaaatgggtgtggtgtcatatgcctgtaatcccagagacaGATAGATTCCTGGGGCATGGTGATCATCTTGTCTAGCtggatcagtgagctccaggtgagaccctgcctcaaaaaataaaatggagaataatagaaaataccaacctctggccaccacatatgtatacatgcacatgcatacctacctacacatgcataaatacatgcacacacacaaacacacaacgtTTTACCTCTAGTCTTCAAATCTGATCTGATTTAATGCAAACTTATTgcagattgatttatttttttatagtctGAGGTCTTACAGCTTTGTGTTTTAATCCCCCAAAAAGAACCCACAACCTTCTTGCTCCTTTTGTGGTTGCTGTTgactaataatttttttctcctgctcATTCATCCGAGCTTATCTCCattgtacatgtatgtgccatGCCCTCCCTTCCCTTACAGGTCTGCTTGATGTTTGGCTGGCCCTTTCTTCCCCTGAGGACCTGTGTGGAGTTGAAAGATGTAAGTGAGCCCTGAGCTcctgacctctgccctctgctgccTAACAGGGGGCAGAAGAGTCACACCTGCCCCAGACAGTGAGAGGAAAGAGCGTTTGTGTGTATGCGCTGCCAGGGTCTGTAGAGGCTGTGGGAGCAGAGATGCATTTGCTCAGTGTTGACTGGCCAGTCTCACCAACTTGACCATCAGAGAGACGGTGATTCAACTTTCAACTCCTGGAAAGTGAAAGTGGGTTGGGAATACAGGAGGTGACCTTTTGCATAGAAGGAATGGCTAAAACAAAGCGTAGAAGCAAAAAATTATAGAAGCCGTTGACTGTGGAAGTCCGGTGTCTTCTGAAACGAtgaaaaaatgagaaacagaatTACAGTTtgtgagggaagagggaagaggggagcctGCCCCACGCTGACCCCGGGTTCTCTTTTGTctttgcgtttttttttttttaaagtagttgtAACAATATGAAGACAAATTGGTTCCCTTACAgacatgttttgaaaattatgttGAAAATATACAGAAAGATTTTTCTGATGTATGGTCAAACAGCAATTTCactcttaaaatgaaaatgtaaaacatgACTGTCTAATATGGGAAGTTCACACACTGcttctagaaatttcttttttcatactAATGTCCTTCTTTCTCTACCCTATGTCAGTGGATGCAAAATATATTATTGGAGGAAAAGTCAATGAGCTATCACAAATTAATGCTAGCTGTGTTAATTAACTGAGCTTTTGACAGACATAAATGTTCAACTCATCTAATAAGAGTATCAAGAAtattcttaattaagaaaatgaaataagcatTCTCTTAAAAATGGTTACATGAAATACTTGGCAGTTACGTTTCAATTCCATATTTGGGCCAATGCAAGAAGGAGCAAGTAGGGGCTGAAAAGAGAGCTCAGGAgttgaaggtgcttgctgctcttggaaccagagttcagttccaatctcccatgttgggtggcttccAAAtgcttgtgactccagctctagaggactAACTGACATTCTACTATAACCACAGAGGGCATCTGCCCTCCCcttacacactacacacacacacacacacacacacacacacacacacacacacgacaaattctttttttaaagggaaattaaCAGATGGAGAAAAGTATATCgtaagaaaacaaaagtcaaataataatgataatagtaatagtaactaccaccatgaaagaaaataaatacagaggagaaagaaaaaaaaaaaggaaagcagaagacAAACTACAGGCCAGCTAAGGCTGGAATAGTTGGCAGTGAATTATTCTAAACATCCCCAGGTCATATGATTTGTAGTTTATTCAATTTGTTTTCTCTAAacaagaacatatatatatatatatatatatatatatatatatatatatatatatatttcctgtgTAGTACATACTCAGAATTTTATGACAAGCATATATCTGTAATACGCCTCTTGCTGATATCCTGGTCTGTTTTCTGTGGCTACAACTCAGAATTGTAGATGATGTGATTTATGAAGAGGAAGGGGTCAATTGACTCATGATTTCCAGATTGGGATGAGATTGGGATGAGCAAGAGCATGGTGCTAGCATCTGGTCAAGGTCTTGTTGCCACATTACAACATGGCAGAGGATGTCACCTAAAACAAAAATGCTAGCCCtggtctcttttcttctttttttctgtaaagcAATTCAACTTTATTTTGTCATACAATCTTATTCTTTTTGATTACTAACAGTACTGACCTACCCATCCTATGAATGCCCAGTATGTTCAGAGATCACAATGACCAAAACCCACTGCAAATAATTCCATgcaaaatactatttaaaaacaaacaagcaaaaaaccaagctgcgtggtggtggcacaggcctttaatcccagcacttgagaggcagagccaggcagatttctgtgagttctaggccagtctggtctacagagtgagttccgggaca
This Peromyscus maniculatus bairdii isolate BWxNUB_F1_BW_parent chromosome 8, HU_Pman_BW_mat_3.1, whole genome shotgun sequence DNA region includes the following protein-coding sequences:
- the Smim36 gene encoding small integral membrane protein 36 is translated as MEFYLEIDPVTLNLIILVASYVILLLVFLISCVLYDCRGKDPSKEYAPETALTSQPSIRVVVTQHSAHGSHWVRGPSLHFKDPAPIGKKSTVV